Proteins from one Cryptomeria japonica chromosome 4, Sugi_1.0, whole genome shotgun sequence genomic window:
- the LOC131028524 gene encoding VQ motif-containing protein 18-like: MKQMKMDKNSASSMLGTSKSSHTISKSGCSEGASRFSQQKNNSSPPLIRVVHVYEPEIIKTDPENFRSLVQKLTGKSTEEKEESEICEENSKICTEICEENHKNPSFGGFSQGLNNLGMLFPGLIHRGSVTEIPLVKNTSPFCNSYDRSDGCRLAETEHE; the protein is encoded by the coding sequence ATGAAACAGATGAAGATGGATAAAAATTCAGCTTCTAGCATGCTTGGTACCAGtaaatcttctcatacaatctccaAGTCTGGTTGTAGTGAAGGAGCAAGCAGATTCTCACAGCAGAAGAACAATAGCAGTCCTCCATTGATTCGTGTTGTGCATGTTTATGAGCCAGAGATAATCAAGACAGACCCTGAAAATTTCAGGTCTCTGGTTCAGAAGCTCACAGGGAAATCTACAGAGGAGAAAGAGGAATCAGAAATCTGTGAAGAGAATTCCAAAATATGCACAGAAATTTGTGAGGAGAATCATAAAAATCCAAGCTTTGGTGGTTTCTCTCAAGGATTGAACAACTTGGGTATGCTTTTTCCTGGTCTGATTCATCGAGGATCAGTCACTGAGATCCCTCTAGTGAAGAATACTTCTCCATTCTGTAACAGCTATGATCGAAGTGATGGTTGCAGATTAGCTGAAACTGAGCATGAGTAA